Proteins found in one Patescibacteria group bacterium genomic segment:
- a CDS encoding GIY-YIG nuclease family protein, translated as MYKVYAIYNQKNDKFYIGQTRDLSSRLYLHNDKIFKGYTAKFDGGWELVYSESCPSRVSALKREKQLKSYRGREFVKDLIYSRVAQR; from the coding sequence ATGTATAAGGTTTACGCCATTTACAACCAGAAGAATGATAAATTTTATATCGGACAGACGAGAGATTTGTCATCTAGGTTATACCTGCACAATGATAAGATTTTTAAAGGTTATACGGCAAAATTTGATGGAGGGTGGGAGTTGGTATATAGTGAAAGTTGTCCAAGTAGAGTCAGTGCTTTAAAACGAGAAAAGCAATTAAAAAGTTACAGAGGAAGAGAATTCGTTAAGGATTTAATATATTCCCGGGTAGCGCAGCGGTAG